The DNA sequence CGAGGTCGCCGCCGTGAAGGAGGCGCTGGGCTTCGACCCGGCCACGAGCTTCGCGGTGGCTGACGAGGTGCTCAAGCACGCCCGCGAGGTGGTGGGCCGCGGCGCCGCCGCGCACGCCGAGTGGCAGCGGGGCTTCGACTCCTGGGCGTCCCGTGAGCCCGCGCGCAAGGCGCTGTTCGACCGGCTGCGGGCCGGCGCGCTCCCCGAGGGCTGGGCCGACGGCCTGCCCGCGTGGGAGGCCGACGCGTCCGGCGTCGCCACCCGCAAGGCCTCCGAGAAGTCGCTCGCCGCACTGGCCGACGTGCTGCCCGAGCTGTGGGGCGGCTCCGCCGACCTGGCCGGCAGCAACAACACGACGATGCCGGGCGCGGACTCGTTCGGCCCCGAGGCCATCAGCACCGCCACCTACACCGCCCACCCGTACGGCCGCACCCTGCACTTCGGCATCCGTGAACACGCGATGGGGTCGATCCTCAACGGCATCGCGCTGCACGGGCCCACCCGTCCTTACGGCGGCACTTTCCTGGTGTTCAGCGACTACATGCGCCCGGCCGTGCGCCTGGCCGCGCTGATGGGCCTGCCCGTCACCTACGTGTGGACGCACGATTCGATCGGCCTCGGCGAGGACGGGCCCACGCACCAGCCGGTGGAGCACCTGGCCGCGCTGCGCGCCATCCCCGGCCTGGCCGTCATGCGCCCGGGCGACGCCAACGAGACGTCCGCGGCCTGGCGTGCCGCGATCGAGCACCGCGACGGCCCCGTCGCGCTGGCGCTGACCCGCCAGAACATCCCCGTGTTCCCGGGCACCGCGGACGCTGCGCGGGAGGGCGTCGCCAAGGGCGGCTACGTGCTGGTCCCGGGCTCGGCGGAGACCCCCGAGGTGGTCCTGGTGGCCACCGGCTCGGAGCTGCAGCTCGCCGTCGCCGCCGCGGAGGCGCTCGAAGCCGACGGCCACGCGGCCCGCGTGGTGTCGATGCCCTGCCTCGACTGGTTCCTCGCCCAGCCCGCCGAGTACCGCGACGCGGTGATCCCGCCCGCGGTGCGCGCACGGGTGAGCGTGGAGGCCGGCATCGCGATGCCATGGCACGCCGTCCTCGGCGACGCGGGCGAGGCGGTGTCGCTGGAGCACTTCGGCGCCTCGGCGGACTACAAGACCCTGTTCCGCGAGTTCGGTTTCACCACCGACGCGGTGGTGGCGGCGGCCCGGCGGTCGATCACCGCCGCGGCCGGCGGCAACGTCAACGGCGAGGCCTGAGGAGGACCTATCATGCCGACCAACGAACGTCTCGACAACCTCAGCAAGGCGGGCGTGTCCGTCTGGCTCGACGACCTGTCGCGCGACCGACTCGACAGCGGCAATCTCGCGCAGCTCGCGTTGACCCGCAGCGTCGTGGGGGTCACGACCAACCCGACGATCTTCGCCGGCGCACTGTCGAAGGGCACCGCCTACGACGCCCAGATCGCGCAGATCGCCGCCCGCGGCGGCGACACCGCGGACGCGATCCGCGAGCTCACCACGGACGACGTCCGCCGCGCCTGCGACGTGCTGCGCGAGCAGTACGAGGCCTCCGGGCACGTCGACGGCCGGGTGTCCATCGAGGTGGATCCCACGCTGGCCGCAGACACCGACGGCACGGTGGCCCAGGCGCTGGACCTGTGGAAGACGGTGGACCGGCCGAATCTGCTCATCAAGATCCCCGCCACCCCCGCCGGCGTGCCCGCCATCACCCGGGTCATCGCGGAGGGCGTGTCGGTGAACGTCACGCTGATCTTCTCGGTGGAGCGTTACCGGGAGGTCATGGACGCCTACCTGTCCGGGCTCGAGGCCGCCGCGGAGGCGGGCCATCCTCTGGCAGAGATCCACTCGGTGGCGTCGTTCTTCGTCTCCCGCGTGGACAGCGAGATCGACAAGCGCCTCGACGCCGTGGGCACCGCGGAGGCGAAGGCGCTGCAGGGCAAGGCCGGCCTGGCCAACGCCCGGCTCGCGTACGCCGCGTTCGAGGAGGTCTTCACCGACACGAACGAGCGGTGGAACGCGCTGGTCGGCCAGGGCGCCACCGTGCAGCGTCCGCTGTGGGCGTCCACCGGGGTGAAGAATCCGGATTACCCCGACACGCTCTACATCACCGGGCTCGTCGCGGCGGACACCGTGAACACGATCCCGGAAAAGACGCTCGAAGCGTTCGCCGACCACGGCGAGGTCGAGGGCGACACCGTCAGCGGGCGGGGCGCCGAAGCGCAGGAGGTCTTCGACGCGCTCGCCGGGGCGGGCATCGACCTGGCCGACGTCTTCGGCCTGCTCGAGCGCGAGGGCGTGCAGAAGTTCGACGTGTCCTGGTCGGAGCTCATGGACTCGGTGCGCGGCCAACTCGAATCCGCCCGCTGACGGGTGCGCTCCCCTCTCACGGGCGCCGCGCCCGTCACCGCGCACAACCCACTGCGCGACCCCCGCGACCGGCGTCTGCCCCGGATCGCGGGGCCGTGCAGCCTGGTCATCTTCGGCGTCACCGGCGACCTCGCGCGCAAGAAGCTGTTGCCCTCCGTCTACGACCTGGCCGCGGCCGGTCTGCTGCCGCCCGGGTTCGGGCTCGTGGGGTTCGGGCGCCGCGAATGGTCCGACGACGAGTTCCGGCAGTTCGTGCTCGACTCCATCGAAGGCCGCACGCGCGCCCCGTTCAAGAGGGCGGTGTGGGAGCGGCTGGCCGAGGGGATCCGGTTCGTCGGCGGCGCGTTCGACGAGGACGCCGCCTACGGTCGCCTGGCGGAATCGCTCGCCGGTCTCGACGCGGAACGCGGCACCGCCGGAAACTACGCGTTCTACCTGGCCATCCCCCCGGCCGCGTTCCCGCCGGTGTGCGCCCATCTGGACGCGCACGGCCTCGCGCAGGAGCGGGTCCTCCGCCCCGCAGAGCAGGGCGGCGACGGGAGCGAGCGCGACGGGGCCCCCGGCGGGGCGGGGCTGCTCGCCGGCGGTCGCCCCGACGGCACCTCGCCCGGCGAACGGGACCACTGGCGCCGGGTGGTGATCGAGAAGCCGTTCGGCCACGACCTCGAGAGCGCTCGGGCCCTCAACGGCGCCATCACCGAGGTGTTCGACGAGCGCAACGTCTTCCGCATCGACCACTACCTGGGCAAGGAGACCGTCCAGAACATCCTGGCGCTGCGCTTCGCCAACCAGCTGTTCGATCCGTTGTGGAACTCGCACTACGTCGACCACGTGCAGATCACGATGGCCGAGGACATCGGGCTGGGCGGCCGAGCGGGCTACTACGACGGCATCGGCGCGGCACGCGACGTCATCCAGAACCATCTGCTGCAGCTTCTTGCGCTCACTGCGATGGAAGAGCCCGTCAGCTTCGAACCCCGCGCCATCCAGGCGGAGAAGATCAAGGTGCTCTCGGCCACCCGGCTGGCCGCGCCGCTGTCCGAGACCACGGCCCGCGGGCAGTACGCCCGCGGGTGGCAGGGCTCGGAACAGGTGTGCGGGCTGCAGGAGGAGAAGGGGTTCGCCGAAGGCTCCACGACGGAGACCTTCGCGGCGATCACCCTCGAGGTGGATTCGCGGCGCTGGGCCGGGGTGCCGTTCTATCTGCGCACGGGCAAGCGGCTGGGGCGCCGGGTCACCGAGATCGCCGTGGTCTTCACCCGCGCGCCGCACCTGCCGTTCGACACCACGATGACCGAGGAGCTGGGGCAGAACGCCCTGGTGATCCGGGTGCAGCCCGACGAGGGCATCACCGTGCGCTTCGGCTCCAAGGTGCCCGGCTCGTCCATGGAGGTCCGCGACGTCAACATGGACTTCAGCTACGGGCAGGCGTTCACCGTCTCCTCCCCCGAGGCTTACGAGCGGCTCATCCTCGACGTGCTGCTCGGCGAGCCGTCGCTGTTCCCCGTGGGCGAGGAAGTGGAACTGTCCTGGGCGATCCTCGAGCCCGTCCTGGAGGCGTGGGCGGCCGGAGGGGCGCCCGAGCCCTACGAGTCCGGCGGGTGGGGGCCCTCGTCGGCGGATGCAATGCTCCGCAGGTCCGGAAGGGAGTGGCGGCGACCATGATCGTGGACTTGCCCGACACCACCACGAAGAACGTCATCCAGCGCCTCTACGAGGTCCGGGAAGCCGGCGGCGCGGTGACGTTGGGGCGCGTGCTCACGCTCGTGGTGGGAATCGGCGACGAGGCGGACACTGAGCGTTCCATCGAGGCCGCCAACGAGGCGAGCCGCGAGCATCCGTGCCGCATCATCGTCGTCGTCCACCACTCCCGCTCGGAGCGCACCGTGCTCGACGCGCAGATCCGCGTCGGCGCCGACGCGGGCGCCTCCGAGGTGGTGGTGCTGCGGCTGCACGGCGCCCTGTCGTCCCACAGCGACAGCGTGGTGACCCCGTTCCTGCTGCCGGACACGCCCATCGTCACCTGGTGGCCCGGCGACGGCCCCGACGTGCCGCGGGAGGATCCGCTGGGGCGCATCGCGTTGCGCCGGATCACCGGGCCGTCCACGGCGGAGCCCCGCGGGCTGTTGCAACGGCGGTGGGAGGGCTACGCGAGCGGCGACACCGACCTGGCCTGGCCCGCCATCACCGCGTGGCGCGCTCTGCTGGCGACGGCCATCGAGCATCCCGAGTTCTCGCCCATCGACCGCGCCGAGGTCACGGGCCCGGCGGACGATCCCTCCGCCGACCTGCTGGCCGGGTGGCTGGCGACCGCGCTCGACGTGCCGGTGACCCGTCGCGACGGCGCCGAGGGAGCCGTCCTGAGCTCCGGCGACGACACCGTGTCGCTGGTGCGCGTGTCGGACACCGTCGCCGTCCTGAGCCGGCCCGGCGAGCGGGACAGCCGGGTGGCGCTGTCGCACCGCCACGAGTGGGACTGCCTCGCCGAGGAGCTCCGGCGGCTCGACCCGGACGAGATCTACGAGGACGCGCTGGCAGGCGCAGCGCGCGTCGCCTACGAGTCCTGACTGCCGCGCGCCCTCCCGCGGGCGGCCGACCGCACATCGGATCCGCGCCCGCCCGGCGGGCGGGAAGGAGCTGGAATGACCACCGAGATCGTACGCGAAGCCGACCAGGACGGCATCGTCACCGCCGCGGCCGCCCGCCTCACCGTGCTCATCGCCGAGGCCATCGCGCAACGGGGACGCGCCCGCGTGGTGCTCACCGGCGGCGGCGCCGGCATCGGATTGCTGGCCGCGCTGCGCGAAGCGAGGATCGAGTGGCCCAAGGTGGAGCTGTACTGGGGCGACGAGCGATTCGTCGCCGGCGACGACGGCGACCGCAACGAACTGCAGGCGCGCGAGGCGCTGCTGGCGCACGTCCCCGTCGTCGAGGACCAGGTTCATGCGATGCCGGCCGACGACGGCGTGTTCGCCGGCGACGTCGACGGGGCGGCACGCCGATACGCGGAGCTCGTCGAGCAGGTCGACGCGTTCGACGTGCACCTGCTGGGGATGGGCGGCGAGGGCCACATCAACTCGATCTTCCCGCACTCCCCGGCCGTGGCGGAGCAGGCGGCCACCGCGGTGCCGGTGCGGGACTGCCCCAAACCGCCGCCGACCCGCATCACCCTGACCCTCCCGATGGTGCGGCGCGCACGGCAGGTGTGGCTGCTGGTGGCGGGCGGCGCCAAGGCGGAGGCGGCGGCCGCCGCAGTGGGCGGGGCGGACGCGGCCGACGTGCCCGCGGCGGGCGCCGTGGGCACCGAGAAGACCGTATGGTTCCTCGACGACGCGGCGGCGGGTTCGATGTAAGGCGCTCTACTGCCGCAGGATGAGCGCGGCCCGCATCGTCCGGGCTCCGCAACGTCAACGCCCACCGAACGGTTCGCGACACGAGTGGCCCCGTGCGCGTTCCACGGCGAAATCGTGGCCTGCTCGGACCGCACGACATCTGTTCGCTGATCAACCGCGCCGACCGATTCCCCGATCCTGTTCCTGACGTTCGCGGAGCGCGTCGAGCTTGCGTTCTTCACCCTCGTGCTCGGCCTCGTCGAGAACGCGCGCCTCGTCCTCCGGGTCCGCGGCCAGCCAGCTGCCGCGCGTCGACCGGCCGGCCACGCCGAGTTTGTTGAGCTTCTTCGGCAACTGCGCGCCCTGGTATTCCAGAGGGATCGGGTGGCCATGCTCGTCGACCGGTCCGAGCGGTTGGTGCACCTCGATGTACTCGCCGTGCGGCAGCCGCTTGACATGGCCGGTCTCGATGCCGTGCTCGAGCACCTCACGATCGCTACGCTGCAGTGCGAGGCAGAATCGGTACGTCACGAAATAGGCGAGGGGCGGTACCACCACCGCGCCGATACGGCCGATCCACGTCGTCGCGTTCAGCGAAATGTGGAAGACCAGCGCGAGGATGTCGTTCATGCCGGACAACATGAGTATTACGTAGAACGACAAGGCCATGACGCCCAGTGACGTGCGCACGGGGGTATCCCGCGGGCGTTGCAGCAGGTTGTGGTGCCGGGTGTCTTTCGTCAACTTCTGCTCGATCCACGGGTAGACGAACAACAGCACGAAAATCGCGCCCAGCATCACGACCACCCAGACGATGGCCGGAACGGTGTATGGACCGAGGTAGAGCTCCCAGTCCGGGAAGATGCGGGCCGCACCCTCGGTGAACAGCATGTACATGTCCGGCTGGGATCCGGCCGACACCTGGGACGGGTTATAGGGTCCCAGGTTCCAGATCGCGTTGATCTGGAAGACACCGCCCATGAGTGCGAGGATTCCGAATGTCATGGCGAAGAATCCGCCGGAATGCAGGGCGAATACCGGAAGGATGCGGACGCCGACCACGTTGTTCTCCGTGCGCGCCGCGTCCGGATACTGGGTGTGCTTCTGGTACCACACGAGCGCCAGGTGCGCGCCGATGAGCGCGAGCAGGATGCCAGGGATGAGCAGGATGTGCAGCACGTACATGCGCGGCACGATGATGGTACCGGGCCAGTCGCCGCCGAATATCGCCCAATGCAGCCAGGTGCCGATGACCGGCAGACCCAGGATCATGCCGGACATGATCCGGAGGCCGGTGCCGGAGAGCAGGTCGTCCGGCAGTCCGTAGCCGAAGAAACCCTCGGCGATCGACAGCAGCAGCATGACGCAGCCGATCACCCAGTTGGCCTCACGCGGCTTGCGGAATGCGCCGGTGAAGAAGACACGGCTCAGATGCACGATGATCGCCGCGACGAACATCAGCGCGGCCCAGTGGTGGATCTGGCGGGCGAACAGGCCGCCGCGCACCTCGAACGAGATGTTCAGGGCCGACTCGTACGCCTTGGACATCTCGATGCCGCGCAGCGGCTGGTAGACGCCGTTGTAGGTGGTCTCGGCCATTGACGGGTCGAAGAACAGCGAGAGGTAGATGCCCGAGATGATGAGGACGATGAAGCTGTAGAGGGCGATCTCGCCGAGCAGGAACGACCAGTGGGTGGGGAAGACCTTGTTGATCTGGCGACGCATGCCGGCCGAGAGCCGGTAGCGCTCGTCCATGTTGTTCGCGGCCTTCGCGACCCGCTCAGACGTGCGGGCCTGTTCGCTGCTCACTTGCATTCACCTCGCCGCTGATGCTGGCTACCTGATGAAAGTGTGTGAGAAAACCCTAGCACCCGAGCGGCGCGGCGAAAATGAGAAACTACAATGCGTTGAGCGGCATGATGTGGCGCAGAGCGGAGGACGCCCGGCATTGCGGCGTGAAATCGACGACGACAGCGCCTCGATCGGGGGCCTGGATCCGACGGCCCCCACCGCGGTACAACCGGATACGCGTCCGCAGTCCTCCCCGCACCAGCGTTGGGACTCTCCGGGTGCGAGCGGAACATCCCCTGGGACAACCTACTGGTACTTGACCACCAGGCCGATGCCGATGATCGCGACGAACCAGATCAGCGCGGTGATCACCGTGAAGCGGTTCAGGTTCTTCTCCGCCACCGTCGACCCCGACAGGTTGGAGGCCATGCCGCCGCCGAAAAGGGTGGACAGACCGCCGCCCTTGGCCCGGTGCAGCAAAATCAGCACGCACAGCAGAATGCTGGTCGCGATGACGAGGATTTGCAGGAACAGTTCCATGTGCGGATCAGTGCTGCCCTTCTGGCTTCTGGGTCGTCGGAGTCAGGGTCGAGGAGGGTCGGATCGCAGGCGGCCGCTGCGGGCGCGCACACCGGGGCCGATGCTACCCGCCGCGTGCCCACCGGCAGCGCACCGGCCCGGGGAGCACGTCGCCGCTCCCCCGGCCGGTGCGCGTCGGGATCACGGCAGGGGCCCGCCCGCGGCGATCGCGCACAGTGTGGCGAACTCGTCGGCCTTGAGCGAGGCGCCGCCGACGAGTGCACCGTCGACGTCGTCCTTGGCGACGATGTCCCCCACGTTCTTCGCGTTCACAGAACCGCCGTAGAG is a window from the Tomitella gaofuii genome containing:
- the tkt gene encoding transketolase; the protein is MSVTDEIRALTVPVLPEDWSELDEKAVDTARVLAVDAVQKTGNGHPGTAMSLAPLAFALYQRIMRHDPADPAWAGRDRFVLSCGHSSLTQYIQLFYSGYGLELADIEALRTWGSLTPGHPEHGHTAGVEITTGPLGQGLASAVGMAMAARRERGLFDPDAAEGESPFDHHVWVIASDGDLQEGVTSEASSLAGTQQLGKLVVFYDDNEISIEDDTAIAFGEDVAARYEAYGWHVQRVEGGENVAGILAAAEEAKAVTDRPSIIVLRTIIGYPAPNKMNTGAIHGAAIGADEVAAVKEALGFDPATSFAVADEVLKHAREVVGRGAAAHAEWQRGFDSWASREPARKALFDRLRAGALPEGWADGLPAWEADASGVATRKASEKSLAALADVLPELWGGSADLAGSNNTTMPGADSFGPEAISTATYTAHPYGRTLHFGIREHAMGSILNGIALHGPTRPYGGTFLVFSDYMRPAVRLAALMGLPVTYVWTHDSIGLGEDGPTHQPVEHLAALRAIPGLAVMRPGDANETSAAWRAAIEHRDGPVALALTRQNIPVFPGTADAAREGVAKGGYVLVPGSAETPEVVLVATGSELQLAVAAAEALEADGHAARVVSMPCLDWFLAQPAEYRDAVIPPAVRARVSVEAGIAMPWHAVLGDAGEAVSLEHFGASADYKTLFREFGFTTDAVVAAARRSITAAAGGNVNGEA
- the tal gene encoding transaldolase codes for the protein MPTNERLDNLSKAGVSVWLDDLSRDRLDSGNLAQLALTRSVVGVTTNPTIFAGALSKGTAYDAQIAQIAARGGDTADAIRELTTDDVRRACDVLREQYEASGHVDGRVSIEVDPTLAADTDGTVAQALDLWKTVDRPNLLIKIPATPAGVPAITRVIAEGVSVNVTLIFSVERYREVMDAYLSGLEAAAEAGHPLAEIHSVASFFVSRVDSEIDKRLDAVGTAEAKALQGKAGLANARLAYAAFEEVFTDTNERWNALVGQGATVQRPLWASTGVKNPDYPDTLYITGLVAADTVNTIPEKTLEAFADHGEVEGDTVSGRGAEAQEVFDALAGAGIDLADVFGLLEREGVQKFDVSWSELMDSVRGQLESAR
- the zwf gene encoding glucose-6-phosphate dehydrogenase, with amino-acid sequence MRSPLTGAAPVTAHNPLRDPRDRRLPRIAGPCSLVIFGVTGDLARKKLLPSVYDLAAAGLLPPGFGLVGFGRREWSDDEFRQFVLDSIEGRTRAPFKRAVWERLAEGIRFVGGAFDEDAAYGRLAESLAGLDAERGTAGNYAFYLAIPPAAFPPVCAHLDAHGLAQERVLRPAEQGGDGSERDGAPGGAGLLAGGRPDGTSPGERDHWRRVVIEKPFGHDLESARALNGAITEVFDERNVFRIDHYLGKETVQNILALRFANQLFDPLWNSHYVDHVQITMAEDIGLGGRAGYYDGIGAARDVIQNHLLQLLALTAMEEPVSFEPRAIQAEKIKVLSATRLAAPLSETTARGQYARGWQGSEQVCGLQEEKGFAEGSTTETFAAITLEVDSRRWAGVPFYLRTGKRLGRRVTEIAVVFTRAPHLPFDTTMTEELGQNALVIRVQPDEGITVRFGSKVPGSSMEVRDVNMDFSYGQAFTVSSPEAYERLILDVLLGEPSLFPVGEEVELSWAILEPVLEAWAAGGAPEPYESGGWGPSSADAMLRRSGREWRRP
- a CDS encoding glucose-6-phosphate dehydrogenase assembly protein OpcA, with the translated sequence MIVDLPDTTTKNVIQRLYEVREAGGAVTLGRVLTLVVGIGDEADTERSIEAANEASREHPCRIIVVVHHSRSERTVLDAQIRVGADAGASEVVVLRLHGALSSHSDSVVTPFLLPDTPIVTWWPGDGPDVPREDPLGRIALRRITGPSTAEPRGLLQRRWEGYASGDTDLAWPAITAWRALLATAIEHPEFSPIDRAEVTGPADDPSADLLAGWLATALDVPVTRRDGAEGAVLSSGDDTVSLVRVSDTVAVLSRPGERDSRVALSHRHEWDCLAEELRRLDPDEIYEDALAGAARVAYES
- the pgl gene encoding 6-phosphogluconolactonase, producing MTTEIVREADQDGIVTAAAARLTVLIAEAIAQRGRARVVLTGGGAGIGLLAALREARIEWPKVELYWGDERFVAGDDGDRNELQAREALLAHVPVVEDQVHAMPADDGVFAGDVDGAARRYAELVEQVDAFDVHLLGMGGEGHINSIFPHSPAVAEQAATAVPVRDCPKPPPTRITLTLPMVRRARQVWLLVAGGAKAEAAAAAVGGADAADVPAAGAVGTEKTVWFLDDAAAGSM
- a CDS encoding cytochrome b; the encoded protein is MDERYRLSAGMRRQINKVFPTHWSFLLGEIALYSFIVLIISGIYLSLFFDPSMAETTYNGVYQPLRGIEMSKAYESALNISFEVRGGLFARQIHHWAALMFVAAIIVHLSRVFFTGAFRKPREANWVIGCVMLLLSIAEGFFGYGLPDDLLSGTGLRIMSGMILGLPVIGTWLHWAIFGGDWPGTIIVPRMYVLHILLIPGILLALIGAHLALVWYQKHTQYPDAARTENNVVGVRILPVFALHSGGFFAMTFGILALMGGVFQINAIWNLGPYNPSQVSAGSQPDMYMLFTEGAARIFPDWELYLGPYTVPAIVWVVVMLGAIFVLLFVYPWIEQKLTKDTRHHNLLQRPRDTPVRTSLGVMALSFYVILMLSGMNDILALVFHISLNATTWIGRIGAVVVPPLAYFVTYRFCLALQRSDREVLEHGIETGHVKRLPHGEYIEVHQPLGPVDEHGHPIPLEYQGAQLPKKLNKLGVAGRSTRGSWLAADPEDEARVLDEAEHEGEERKLDALRERQEQDRGIGRRG
- the secG gene encoding preprotein translocase subunit SecG, with product MELFLQILVIATSILLCVLILLHRAKGGGLSTLFGGGMASNLSGSTVAEKNLNRFTVITALIWFVAIIGIGLVVKYQ